A genomic window from Lotus japonicus ecotype B-129 chromosome 1, LjGifu_v1.2 includes:
- the LOC130711508 gene encoding probable WRKY transcription factor 13 — translation MSTRSQTIVNHSVFEEQDQIHPQMGFIPFPANMAFPPYQSLKTLNEIAPSLSSEAASTSSFAETLLTTSVQKPREDLITSTLGGGGDNLLSLNRSRVDSWAWREVSDCLIMGKRNGGGDPHHHHHLGVSSMKMKKMKARRKVREPRFCFKTMSDVDVLDDGYKWRKYGQKVVKNTQHPRSYYRCTKDNCRVKKRVERLAEDPRMVITTYEGRHAHSPSNELEDSQTPSQLANFLW, via the exons ATGTCAACAAGGTCTCAAACTATTGTTAACCACAGCGTGTTTGAAGAGCAAGATCAGATCCATCCACAGATGGGGTTCATTCCTTTCCCTGCAAACATGGCCTTTCCTCCTTATCAATCCTTGAAAACCCTTAATGAAATAGCTCCTTCACTATCATCTGAGGCTGCTTCTACTTCAAGTTTTGCAGAAACCCTGCTCACTACCTCTGTCCAAAAACCAAGAGAAGATCTCATCACTTCTACTttgggaggaggaggagataaTCTGCTTTCCTTGAACAGATCAAGAGTTGATTCATG GGCATGGCGAGAAGTATCTGATTGCTTGATCATGGGTAAAAGAAATGGAGGAGGtgatcctcatcatcatcatcatctaggGGTATCTtccatgaagatgaagaaaatgaaggcaAGAAGAAAGGTGAGGGAGCCTAGGTTTTGCTTCAAGACTATGAGCGATGTGGATGTGTTGGATGATGGCTACAAGTGGAGGAAGTACGGACAGAAAGTGGTCAAGAACACACAGCACCCAAG AAGCTACTACCGTTGCACTAAAGATAATTGCCGAGTAAAGAAACGCGTGGAGCGCTTGGCTGAGGATCCAAGAATGGTGATAACCACATATGAAGGGAGACATGCGCACTCTCCATCAAATGAACTTGAAGACTCGCAAACTCCATCTCAACTCGCTAACTTCTTGTGGTAG